The Apis cerana isolate GH-2021 linkage group LG10, AcerK_1.0, whole genome shotgun sequence DNA window ttatgaattgtttacttataattttgaatgtatCGTTTTAGGAAAGAAAACAACTGTTGGTCATTTTGTGATCGGACCAGATGTAGGAGGAACTTACGGCGAACAGTGGAAACAGGCTTTAGCGAAATCAGGACAACAAGTAACGAAATGGCAATCATTCGAGTGAGAATGAGAGAAAATAGATCAATAAACTTATCGAGCATTCTTGGCTCGACTTTTACTCATAGTTTTCCTTCGACCATAAACCTACTTTCAACCTGTgcgaatattatgaatatttgagCACATGGTCGATAGTGCCGTTCCAAAGAATACTTAGGCAAACATCTGTGGATACGAAAGGTATATATCATAAGCTATTTCtctcgtgaaatttatttttgcttagttttccattatttttatctgtttCTTCTCCTTGTGACATTTTCTAATGGAAGATAAGTTGTACAACAATTATGCATCTGTTTTATGATACGcatttatgtatacataatgTATTGATTCTTTTATACCGTCCTCGATTCCAAAGCAGAGAAATCGCAAAAATTTCTGCcaagaatcaaaataatagAACCGTCCAATAAATTAGTATCTGCCAGTTTTGAATAGATAAAAGTAGAATCCTTAGgctgaaataaaattccaggTTATTAGAGAGTCCGAGTTAGAAGTTATCTCTGAAAgaagaaagtaaatttttgtGCCAGATCGCGACCAAGTAATTTTTAGCTGTTAAGTAAGTTACGATATAATGCAGATGTTATCAAAgcgtttttattctatttactaCTAAATTgatcttcaattttatattaacatttttaagatAGATCATTAAATCAATGAAAAGTATTTTCTTCGTCATgtgtaaaataaagtattttatattataataatactcgatgttacttttaataataataacaatatatatttgctcatcttttcaattataattttctttgaccATATTATATcgtaagtaattaaaaatattaaagtaacgtttattaagaattatttatattattgtaattaattgtacatgtattttgtaaaaaaaattaattatataattcaacaaatattGTTAGGATCAATATACACTCACACCAAAAAATCtttatgtacaatataataacgtttctatataacagaaatatattttaatacatctgTTATAAaggatgatttttatttttttacacataatattttccatgtatctttatttatttctttttatcatacaCATGTACAAAATGTATAAGGAATGATGCATTATGCAggcaatgattttatttttgtgatttaataattaaccaTGTTTTCAAATggatacaaaaatacaaaagcaCAATTGTTTTATACTAATactaaatgatttaataatggaCGGAATTTACAGTCTTAtttatattgctatatatgctaaatgttaatataaattcaatatacttgattataatattcattttttgtacTAAGAAAGTCTAAAATGTAAGTATAATAcaaacgtatatttttatattaaaatgtatattatattaataaaaatatatttctataaaatattacaatactctgagaaaagataaaaaaaatatctaaaaattgccTTAGAATATTTTGTTCACTATTATCTCTCTCGTAAGGCACAAAATGCTTATAAAATGCTATTTGattgtataaaatgatttttgagtaattctttctaatatcaatttagtttgaaatgatatatacTATTTCCCTGAAGATATTATTGTCGAAAAGAATGTCATTAGTAAGTACAAGTGAAtgtttatgttataaaaaaaatatgttcaaaTGTATATTCTCTAATTAGATCTATATGTAATCTTTGGTTAAAAATGTTAAGTATAAACAAGTACATGTCTTAATGAAATTGCAAAGGCTATTATGGAAACAAATATGCTTCCATGATTATATGAGGCTGTATTACAGCCATCTTTACTGTTACATGtacaatattccataaatatgttatatgttcCTGTTCTCATAAGACAAAATCTTTCATCGCCACCAATTCCTGGTTCCCCCATGTAAGCACAACTACGAAAATATCTCCATACACCATTGactgagaataaaaatataatttaacttttaaaaattatttcaaagtttaccttattatgtaaaattattaacacacCTTTTTGACGAATTTTACGACACATAGTAGGTCTCACACCTGGCAAATGTTCTAAATCAGGTTCTTGTTTGCAATCAGTTATAGGCACAGTAGTATTATCAAATGGATCTGCACATTTTGGATCTGAATCAGACCTGCATACCCAGCATTTGATAGATaatcctataaaaatatatagaattaattaaattattgtttgtttacaatgataaatttatttcatataataaaatatttctacatttttattattttatatatatatttatatatatatttttatatatataatatatatatataaaattacatattatattattataattgatgataataagatattataaacaatatttggatattttatacaattgttatttttgtagtgtaataaattaaattattttcagtgTTTAAGTTTCACGACAATTTTGAGGTTAAGATCACAAAACTaaacgatcgattttaaataataatacttaccTTCTTGAAtgcaacaaaaaaagaataatattgctaataaaatagaaaaatttgtttccttgaccattctttcaaaaattgaagatcACTTAATAAGAACTTTAACACTTGCAACAAACCGTAACTTCTAATTACTCCAACTACCCACGCCTACGAGTGACCACGCCACTAAACTTACTATTGTCGCGTCACAGTaattttgctattttatatgaaataaaaaagtttaataatttaattttaaataaaaaataaaaaatttactaaattttaaattaatatattatataaattttattaaaaattaaaattatacgtagGAAAATTTAAcgcaattatatcatatattatatatataaacatataaaaattttgactgatcaaaatatttaatatatattacatgaaatataataaatattatattaatgaaaaataaaataaattaatattagaatatcatattttatacactACTGAGTATTTCGTACAAGTTCGTCTTTTTTCGGATCACATGACTAGTCTCGAATCGAGACCGCGCCCGATATGTGAGACATTCAATGAATACagtcttaatttaataattgcaagTCCAGGCATGAAAGAATGCATCGTTAAATAACGATTAATGTATCAATTCATTGAAATGCATATTATGTACTTGAACAATAACACGatcttttgatttgatttgacAAATGTTATTGATTACTCTcatttgtatatatagatacaatGCTatgaaaagatagaaaaatatttattttctaatatcaattttcattttttaattgacaactttttcgaaaatttgttaaatcttcggaaaaaaattttcaagaaattaaaagttttcaaatttttaatattatatctgaaattttttaaatttttattaaacaaatataccttttttcattatcataattttaaaaaatagttgaacaattaaattatattgatttttatctcatccctaaaataaaagtatcacGAAATTTCGTGATCCGCAACAGAATCAATTCTCTTTTGCGGGTGGTCCACCAATGGAACAAGACACAGCTTGGGAAAACATTTgaatgctataaataaatataaataaattgatttgccGGCATTAGCATAAGTAGCCGAGAGAGCCTCGACTCTCCTGTCTGCGGTTTGTGTCTTTTCGTTGTCTacctctttccttctttctcgctCTTATTAACTGAGACATTGATTTATATACCGATGTCCCTTAGGTTCCTGCGACATTCACCGTCTCTTTAACTTTAAAAGGATACAAGTCTTCGCGATTGCTCGCGTGGGAATTAATTCTGAAACCATTCGATTCTTCCATCGAGCATGATGCTGTTTCAATTAAACGATAAGAACCagtaaaatattcaagttaACGCGTATGGTATAATTTTGCGACCATCAATCCTTATAGGTCGATGTTTCATCACGGGTGTTGATGTttccgaaaaaaaataaaataagaaaatgctCGTGTTCTTTATCAAGGCCAgtccaaagaagaaaaacgatcTTTATTTCTGCTATAAAATCGGCCGACAAGACTCTCTCCTCGGGATTGGCTTTTTTACCTAAAAATCAGGTAATTTCGTGTAATCTTCGCAAAGGTTTGGGCGTGGCCAAACCGCAAAGATACTCTGCTAGGAAACCGGTGCGATGTGTGTCATTAAACCGAATCTTCCAAACGACCCTGGCCTATCTTTCTCATCCCGCTGCTGAAAGAATGGATCTTCGAATTACGTGGTTGCGTTAAAAGTCATCTTCTTGATTGATATTTcgcaaaattgatatttccaAACAACATCCTCCCATTACCTGACGAGAAAGAACGTTCATTAGTTTATTAATCGTTCAAcgatatgaaagaatattatcaaTCGAGTGATATACgtgatgtatatttttctatatttttatctaaaaattgcaATCGTCAATGAATCATTCTAGTTATTTTTAACCGCAACATCATTATGCTTCCATATTCGTCTCGTATTATCGACATTTTATAAGAGATACGTAACGATCGACCCATATCCTTCGATTATGTCTACAGCTCtataaagaaacatttaaatacattttacagTCGTAACCTTTCGATCTTTCCTCACAAGTAATTCTAAAACATTAACCTGAATTGGTAACGATATTTATTccacgttgaaaaaaaaaagtcacttTCATCATCGTCGTTTATGGGCGATGACGACGAACGTTGTCCTTATTAGAGTCAAACGTAACCCTTTTCCAATGTCCATCTTCGGCGACTCGTATATCCATATCGTGGCCCCCGAGCGTGGTATTCTTCGTCCACGAAGGATTCACCAAGAATACCCCCTATCAGAGATCTACCCCACCACTGTCTGCTCCCGCAGAATCACCCTCCACTTCCGCTTCGCTTGGTAGCCACTCCTCTCAACCTCTGTTGATACTTCCTCGCGCGTGTATCTCGTCAGTCGGCTTGGAGCCACGTGCGTGTGCTCGAGAAGCTCCAGCATGCTAGGTGTCTTTTCGTTTGTTCACGATCGAGTTTTCATTTCctgtttgttaataatatactgACGAACAAATTTCACAAAGAGAATCAGTTAGCAAAAGCATTCGTGTGTGTGATAAgagtgattttgaaaaaaaaaagaaatcgatttttgAAGAAGTGGATGGAAGAGTTGGACGGAAGAATATGCCAATTCTTTCGAGTTTTCGAGTCAAAGAATTAGTTAGTCTCGTGATTAAGgagaatttgaaagaattacaGAGTgcgattaaaaatacttaaaaattttaagtacaCACAGCAATAGCCAACAACTTATTGGTTGGGTTGGAAAGAACCACGCCGTCTCGACAGTGCGTCTAAAACGACCAGGAAACCCAAACTTGAAGATAGATGGTGGAGGGAAGGAGAACTAAAAATATCGGCCGTTGG harbors:
- the LOC107993009 gene encoding uncharacterized protein LOC107993009, whose protein sequence is MVKETNFSILLAILFFFCCIQEGLSIKCWVCRSDSDPKCADPFDNTTVPITDCKQEPDLEHLPGVRPTMCRKIRQKVNGVWRYFRSCAYMGEPGIGGDERFCLMRTGTYNIFMEYCTCNSKDGCNTASYNHGSIFVSIIAFAISLRHVLVYT